A single genomic interval of Zingiber officinale cultivar Zhangliang chromosome 4A, Zo_v1.1, whole genome shotgun sequence harbors:
- the LOC121972419 gene encoding uncharacterized protein LOC121972419 — MVESSPPRDQKKGKSIVPREELREMSKEKVSFSLRVLEEKLSKGYKPPTIREYNGTSSSNISTVYNILQEYNLPPGILPDNVKSFSIASNGYFVIDLYGECYVDFEYVVYYAPRVSGFLGYGSISNLEGVQIRSYLIWYGVNYIKVDLPYSDFVYIQFG, encoded by the exons ATGGTTGAGAGTTCCCCGCCTAGAGATCAGAAGAAGGGGAAATCTATAGTCCCTCGGGAGGAGCTGAGGGAGATGTCTAAGGAGAAAGTGTCATTCTCTCTAAGGGTACTTGAAGAGAAGCTATCGAAGGGCTACAAGCCTCCAACTATTAGAGAATACAATGGAA CCTCGTCGTCCAACATCTCCACTGTCTACAACATCCTCCAGGAGTACAACCTCCCTCCCGGCATCCTCCCCGACAACGTCAAGTCTTTCTCTATCGCTTCCAACGGCTACTTCGTCATCGATCTCTACGGAGAGTGCTACGTCGACTTCGAGTACGTCGTCTACTACGCCCCACGCGTGTCTGGCTTCCTCGGCTACGGCTCCATCTCCAACCTCGAGGGTGTCCAGATCCGGAGTTATCTCATCTGGTACGGCGTCAACTACATCAAGGTCGACCTCCCCTATTCCGATTTCGTCTACATCCAGTTCGGCTAG
- the LOC121969956 gene encoding flotillin-like protein 1 — MVFYKVAGASEYLAITGYGVRDIKLAKKAFVLPGQRCTKFDMSPVNYTFEVQAMSAEKLPFILPAVFTIGPRVDSRDSLLLYAKLISPHDKLSSHVKELVQGVIEGETRVLAASMTMEQIFKGTKTFKQEVFEKVQLELNQFGLIIYNANVKQLVDVKDHEYFSYLGQKTQQEAANQAKVDVAEARMKGEIGSKVRDGQTKQNASKIDAETKIYSTQREGEGIKVESKVKSEVKIYQNMREAEVAEANADLAMKKAEWQRQAKVAEVEGTKAVAIREAELQLEVERRNALRETEKLRAELLSKALVDYDMKVQEANWELYKRQKEAEGLLYEQEKLAEGRRATSEAARFARQNEAEAELYAKKKEAEGLVAMAQAQKLYIASLLEALDGNYSALRDYLMINGGTYQDMARLNAEAVRGLQPKISVWTNGSGDGAEGGGAMKEMAGVYRMLPPLLKTVQEQTGIEPPTWMAKMTETAIV, encoded by the exons ATGGTATTCTACAAAGTCGCCGGCGCATCGGAGTACCTGGCGATCACCGGATATGGTGTTCGTGATATTAAGCTGGCGAAGAAGGCCTTCGTCCTCCCTGGTCAGCGCTGCACCAAATTCGACATGTCCCCCGTCAACTACACTTTCGAGGTccaggccatgagcgccgagaaGCTCCCCTTCATCCTCCCCGCCGTCTTTACTATTGGCCCCCGCGTCGACTCCCGCGACTCCCTTCTCCTCTACGCCAAGCTCATCTCCCCCCACGACAAGCTTTCCAGCCACGTTAAAGAGCTTGTGCAGGGCGTCATCGAGGGTGAGACCCGCGTGCTTGCTGCCTCCATGACCATGGAGCAGATCTTCAAGGGCACCAAAACCTTCAAGCAAGAGGTGTTCGAGAAGGTTCAGCTGGAGCTCAACCAGTTCGGTCTCATCATTTACAACGCCAACGTCAAGCAGCTAGTCGACGTCAAGGACCACGAGTACTTCTCTTATTTGGGGCAGAAAACGCAGCAAGAGGCCGCCAACCAGGCCAAGGTCGACGTCGCCGAGGCCAGAATGAAAGGCGAGATCGGCTCCAAGGTACGGGACGGCCAGACCAAGCAGAACGCGTCCAAGATCGATGCAGAGACGAAGATTTACTCGACgcagagagaaggggaagggatAAAGGTGGAGTCAAAGGTGAAATCCGAGGTCAAGATTTATCAAAACATGAGGGAAGCAGAGGTGGCAGAGGCCAACGCGGATCTGGCTATGAAAAAGGCAGAGTGGCAGCGGCAGGCCAAGGTGGCCGAGGTTGAGGGCACCAAGGCGGTAGCTATAAGGGAAGCTGAGCTACAACTGGAGGTGGAGCGGAGGAATGCGCTGAGGGAGACCGAGAAGCTCAGGGCAGAGTTGCTCAGTAAAGCTTTAGTTGACTACGACATGAAG GTACAAGAGGCAAATTGGGAGCTGTACAAGCGACAGAAGGAAGCCGAAGGCCTCCTGTACGAGCAGGAGAAGCTTGCGGAAGGGCGCAGAGCCACGTCTGAGGCCGCGCGTTTCGCACGGCAGAATGAGGCGGAAGCAGAGCTTTACGCCAAGAAGAAGGAGGCAGAGGGCTTGGTGGCAATGGCACAAGCACAAAAGCTGTACATCGCTTCGCTGCTTGAGGCGCTTGACGGAAATTACTCAGCGCTCCGGGACTACCTCATGATCAACGGCGGGACGTACCAGGACATGGCGCGGCTTAACGCGGAGGCCGTCCGCGGTCTGCAGCCAAAGATAAGCGTGTGGACTAACGGCAGCGGCGATGGTGCGGAAGGAGGAGGGGCGATGAAGGAGATGGCCGGAGTCTACAGAATGTTGCCGCCGCTGCTGAAGACGGTGCAGGAGCAGACCGGAATAGAGCCGCCGACTTGGATGGCGAAAATGACGGAGACGGCAATTGTTTGA